A stretch of Candidatus Cloacimonadota bacterium DNA encodes these proteins:
- a CDS encoding transposase, translating into MQYTLLYKRKLPHFQPRGGTFFITLRLAFDIPEKYLQALNRYRESLRKNHAKPEDVALSKEIIKKKVFAFEDDLFDKCGDGVTLTNDPAAGIIQNKLLEMNGDLLYLYAFTIMPNHVHMLIRPLLREGVQVSMSNIIKQFKGSTARLINLSMHREGQLWFREYHDHWVRSQQELINVIEYIRNNPVRAGLVKEARQWHWTWLNPELWQEE; encoded by the coding sequence ATGCAATACACCCTACTTTACAAACGCAAACTGCCGCACTTCCAACCCCGAGGCGGCACATTCTTCATCACGCTGCGTCTGGCGTTTGACATTCCGGAAAAGTATCTGCAGGCTTTGAACAGATACCGCGAATCGCTGCGGAAAAACCATGCCAAGCCTGAGGATGTGGCCCTAAGCAAAGAAATCATCAAGAAGAAGGTCTTTGCCTTTGAGGACGATCTCTTTGACAAATGCGGGGATGGGGTCACACTGACCAATGATCCAGCGGCTGGGATCATCCAGAATAAACTGCTGGAGATGAACGGTGACCTCTTATATCTTTATGCCTTCACGATCATGCCCAATCATGTGCATATGCTGATCCGGCCTTTGCTGCGCGAGGGAGTGCAGGTCAGCATGTCGAACATCATCAAACAATTCAAAGGATCCACCGCCCGCCTGATCAATCTGTCGATGCACCGCGAAGGACAGCTCTGGTTCCGGGAATACCATGATCATTGGGTGCGCAGCCAGCAGGAACTGATCAATGTGATCGAGTATATCAGGAACAATCCGGTGAGGGCTGGTCTGGTGAAGGAGGCCCGGCAGTGGCATTGGACTTGGCTGAATCCCGAGCTATGGCAGGAGGAATGA
- a CDS encoding ribonuclease HII: MSALFAYDLALPRTQGRLIGVDEAGRGALAGPVVIAAVALDYSRPIEGINDSKKLSPKRREQLFAQITATAVAFHIVEVDAAWIDAHNILLATLKGMREAVCALAAPSGLCLVDGNQMPSGLPCPARCLIRGDALSACVAAASILAKVHRDRLMAGYDPQYPLYGFAQHKGYGTAAHLLAISDHGPCPLHRKSFAPISQM, encoded by the coding sequence GTGAGCGCCCTCTTCGCCTACGACCTGGCCCTGCCGCGAACTCAAGGCCGCCTGATCGGGGTGGACGAAGCCGGACGCGGCGCCCTGGCCGGACCGGTGGTGATCGCCGCCGTGGCGCTGGATTACTCGCGTCCCATCGAAGGAATCAACGACAGCAAAAAACTCTCACCCAAACGCCGGGAGCAGTTGTTCGCGCAGATCACCGCCACCGCTGTGGCCTTCCACATCGTGGAAGTTGACGCCGCCTGGATCGACGCCCACAACATCCTCCTGGCCACGCTGAAAGGCATGCGGGAAGCGGTTTGCGCCCTCGCCGCGCCATCCGGTCTTTGCCTCGTTGACGGCAATCAAATGCCGTCTGGCCTGCCCTGTCCGGCCAGGTGCCTGATCCGCGGAGATGCTCTCTCAGCCTGCGTCGCGGCCGCTTCCATCCTCGCCAAGGTTCACCGGGACCGCCTCATGGCCGGCTACGATCCCCAGTATCCGCTCTACGGCTTTGCCCAACACAAAGGTTACGGCACCGCCGCGCATCTTCTGGCAATTTCAGACCACGGACCCTGTCCCCTCCACCGTAAAAGCTTCGCGCCCATTTCCCAAATGTGA
- a CDS encoding methyltransferase domain-containing protein — protein MNDLAVIALTRWERQQLAAIWQFFPFRAGSRWHYLYAGQEDSEELPEHPAFLPQAFSGADPVAAMEEFVATAGITELCFASLGTQQRWARATGTSSITLYDSAGLSLADLSALDEGFTARIDELCQALDRHPAILRAEVPILGSPKDGSIYVDFDAYRRACYGELLCTRNHDLVSAVCHSSLASFTVRHHWRGRQALNLALDEEKVDFLAALNRLRQAGAEAAENTEGNSPGTPSAYQASYSLFAQYYDSYMSHVNYEQWVDLILSWHKRVTRTAPKRILELACGTANASEILVFRGFEVDACDLSPYMLHIAESKPFKPSLFLNSLTDPIPGGGYDLVFCLFDSFNYLVKKAEAAQLLTNAYAALNPGGTFIFDISTLHNSLENFCDTTSFNRVRDGYLIQISSYEPLTYRQITHFFLFRKNLNAYERFEERHVQRVYRTSELIELCAASKLQLKAIFAPDTRPNLLSRDGNDLDNRYFRLFFLLQKPL, from the coding sequence TTGAACGACCTCGCCGTGATCGCCCTCACCCGCTGGGAGCGCCAGCAACTTGCCGCGATCTGGCAATTCTTTCCTTTTCGCGCCGGATCGCGCTGGCACTATCTTTACGCCGGACAAGAGGACTCGGAAGAACTGCCCGAACATCCGGCCTTCCTGCCCCAAGCTTTTTCAGGGGCGGATCCTGTTGCCGCGATGGAGGAATTTGTCGCCACGGCAGGGATCACGGAGCTCTGCTTCGCCAGCTTGGGCACACAGCAGCGCTGGGCCCGTGCCACCGGAACTTCATCCATTACGCTCTACGACAGCGCCGGCCTCTCTTTGGCCGATCTGAGCGCGCTGGATGAGGGTTTCACGGCGCGGATCGACGAACTCTGCCAGGCCCTGGATCGCCATCCGGCCATCCTCCGCGCTGAGGTTCCCATTTTGGGCTCACCGAAAGACGGCAGCATCTACGTGGATTTTGACGCTTACCGCCGCGCCTGCTACGGTGAGCTGCTCTGCACCCGCAACCACGATCTGGTCTCCGCTGTCTGCCACTCCAGCCTGGCCTCGTTCACGGTCCGCCACCACTGGCGGGGACGGCAGGCGCTAAACCTCGCCCTGGATGAAGAAAAGGTGGACTTTCTGGCCGCCCTGAACCGTCTGCGCCAGGCCGGGGCCGAAGCCGCGGAAAACACTGAAGGAAACAGTCCCGGAACTCCCTCCGCGTATCAGGCCTCCTATTCCCTCTTCGCGCAGTATTACGATTCTTACATGTCCCACGTGAATTATGAGCAGTGGGTGGACCTGATCCTGTCCTGGCACAAGCGCGTGACGCGAACAGCCCCCAAACGCATTCTGGAACTGGCCTGCGGAACTGCCAACGCGTCTGAGATCCTGGTTTTTAGAGGCTTTGAGGTGGATGCCTGCGACCTTTCGCCCTACATGCTGCACATCGCTGAAAGCAAGCCCTTCAAACCCTCCCTCTTCCTCAATTCCCTCACCGATCCCATCCCCGGTGGCGGCTACGACCTCGTCTTCTGCCTCTTCGACAGCTTCAACTACCTGGTGAAAAAAGCCGAGGCCGCCCAACTGCTAACCAACGCGTATGCTGCCCTTAATCCCGGCGGGACCTTCATCTTCGACATTTCCACCCTCCACAACAGCCTGGAAAATTTCTGCGACACCACTTCCTTCAACCGCGTCCGCGACGGTTATCTGATCCAGATCTCCAGCTACGAACCTCTCACCTACCGCCAGATCACGCATTTCTTCCTTTTCCGCAAAAACCTCAACGCCTATGAGCGCTTTGAGGAACGCCACGTGCAGCGTGTGTACAGGACTTCAGAACTGATTGAGCTCTGCGCCGCCTCCAAACTGCAGCTCAAGGCCATCTTCGCCCCGGATACCAGGCCCAATCTGCTTTCCCGCGACGGCAACGACCTCGACAACCGCTACTTCCGCCTCTTCTTCCTGCTTCAAAAACCGCTGTGA
- the pyrE gene encoding orotate phosphoribosyltransferase has translation MDPVLVTIARFRDNFEADLAREFLADKGIQAFLQNELVYSMLPGILPGKFDIELQVGSGDETRARELLAEQQNTPEVRNILIANGAILEGHFLLTSGKHSGTYVEKIRLLQDPAATLKVCELLAELLEPYEFDTVAGPAYGGIVLAFEVARLLGKNFVFSQRKDGQMTIRGGFDLSGVKQAVVIEDIITTGGSVREVIDCLSQRGIKVQAVAGIVDRSGGAADFGCPFVSLLKMDVPVFNADACPLCAAQTPLTRPGASDKLL, from the coding sequence ATGGATCCCGTGCTCGTAACCATCGCCAGGTTCAGAGATAACTTTGAAGCCGACCTCGCCCGCGAATTCCTCGCGGACAAAGGCATTCAGGCCTTTTTGCAAAACGAACTCGTTTACTCCATGCTGCCGGGCATCCTGCCGGGAAAATTCGACATCGAACTGCAGGTGGGCTCCGGTGACGAGACCCGCGCCCGGGAACTTCTGGCCGAACAGCAGAACACGCCTGAGGTTAGGAACATTCTCATCGCCAACGGCGCCATCCTTGAAGGCCACTTTCTGCTCACCTCCGGGAAACACAGCGGCACCTACGTGGAAAAGATCAGGCTGCTGCAGGATCCTGCGGCCACCCTGAAAGTTTGCGAACTGCTGGCTGAACTCCTTGAACCCTATGAATTCGACACCGTGGCCGGCCCCGCTTACGGCGGGATCGTGCTGGCTTTCGAAGTGGCCCGGCTGCTGGGCAAAAACTTCGTCTTCAGCCAGCGCAAGGACGGCCAGATGACCATCCGCGGCGGTTTTGACCTCTCTGGGGTGAAACAGGCCGTGGTGATCGAGGACATCATCACCACCGGCGGTTCCGTGCGCGAGGTGATCGACTGCCTCAGCCAGCGCGGGATCAAGGTCCAAGCCGTAGCCGGGATCGTGGATCGCTCCGGCGGCGCGGCGGATTTCGGCTGCCCCTTCGTATCATTGCTGAAGATGGACGTTCCCGTCTTTAACGCCGATGCCTGCCCGCTGTGCGCGGCCCAAACCCCGCTCACCCGCCCCGGCGCCAGCGACAAACTGCTCTGA
- a CDS encoding M55 family metallopeptidase: MRIYISIDMEGMPGTFNWEQEKTDRPAVRKCITQHVTTALSAALGSPQASKIEEITIADSHSAGDNLDYGITELDARINLISGCPRPRYMMPELSADYSQVWLLGYHSGTGALRGNMDHTYSNSRIHNIWINGQKMSEALINAAFAGYKNIPVTLVSGDEALKTELAGPLPWLEFVATKQAVAKFSAKNYSRLAVDECTRAAVLNTLAKDSASLPLYRFEAPITLRIEFNHTSMADQAALMPYTKRLDGRTLEFTADDYEIVFETIMVLVYLASTTSM, translated from the coding sequence ATGAGAATTTACATCTCGATCGACATGGAAGGCATGCCCGGAACCTTCAACTGGGAACAGGAAAAAACCGACCGCCCGGCCGTGCGCAAATGCATCACCCAACACGTGACCACCGCACTGTCAGCGGCTTTGGGCAGTCCCCAGGCTTCTAAAATTGAAGAGATCACCATTGCCGATTCCCACAGCGCGGGCGACAACCTGGACTATGGGATCACCGAGCTGGATGCCAGGATCAACCTGATCTCCGGCTGTCCCCGGCCCCGCTACATGATGCCGGAGCTCAGCGCGGATTACAGCCAGGTTTGGCTGCTCGGCTACCACAGCGGCACCGGTGCCCTGCGCGGCAACATGGACCACACCTATTCCAACAGCCGCATCCACAACATCTGGATCAACGGCCAGAAGATGAGCGAAGCCCTCATCAACGCTGCCTTCGCGGGTTACAAGAACATCCCCGTGACCCTGGTTTCCGGAGACGAAGCCCTGAAAACCGAACTGGCAGGTCCCCTGCCCTGGCTGGAATTTGTGGCCACGAAGCAGGCTGTGGCGAAGTTTTCCGCCAAGAACTATTCACGCCTGGCCGTGGATGAGTGCACCCGCGCGGCCGTTTTGAACACCCTGGCCAAAGACAGTGCCAGCCTTCCACTGTACAGGTTCGAAGCCCCCATCACCCTCAGGATCGAGTTCAACCACACTTCCATGGCCGACCAGGCCGCCCTGATGCCATACACAAAACGCCTCGACGGACGCACCCTCGAATTCACGGCTGACGACTATGAGATCGTTTTTGAGACCATCATGGTGCTGGTCTATCTGGCCTCAACCACCTCAATGTAA